A portion of the Oryzias melastigma strain HK-1 linkage group LG1, ASM292280v2, whole genome shotgun sequence genome contains these proteins:
- the bmerb1 gene encoding bMERB domain-containing protein 1: MELKKSISDTESALRSYGAVSETAWTTDKGHSDVSMAESTMSPEEIEVEMARIQRLREVLVRRESELRFMMDDIQLCKDIMSLKKELRQIVAVPEKEKTKKQRQREEELILKIHKLVQKRDFLVDDAEVERLREQEEDKEMAEFLQLKLRPLEQKLKVTQNPQKAKRQIPEPPPNKPSIIKSVAVIKDCCGATQCAVM; this comes from the exons ATGGAGCTGAAGAAATCCATCTCGGACACGGAGAGCGCGCTCAGGAGCTACGGTGCCGTGTCTGAAACCGCGTGGACGACGGACAAAG GTCACTCGGACGTGTCCATGGCAGAAAGCACCATGTCTCCAGAGGAGATCGAGGTGGAGATGGCCCGCATCCAGCGCCTGCGGGAGGTCCTGGTGCGCAGAGAGTCCGAGCTCCGCTTCAT GATGGACGACATTCAGCTCTGCAAAGACATCATGAGTTTGAAGAAGGAGCTGAGACAGATCGTCGCAGTACCAG AGAAAGAGAAAACCAAAAAGCAGCGTCAGCGAGAAGAGGAGTTGATCCTGAAGATCCACAAGCTGGTGCAGAAGAGGGACTTCCTGGTGGACGATGCAGAGGTGGAGAGACTGAG ggagcaggaggaggacaaAGAGATGGCTGAGTTCCTCCAGCTGAAGCTCAGGCCTCTGGAGCAGAAGCTCAAAGTCACACAGA ATCCCCAAAAGGCCAAGAGACAGATCCCAGAGCCTCCTCCCAACAAACCCTCCATCATCAAGTCAGTGGCCGTCATCAAGGACTGCTGCGGTGCCACCCAGTGTGCTGTGATGTAA
- the LOC112137555 gene encoding mpv17-like protein yields the protein MGEAFLRHVRRFPWVTNVSLYGCLFAGGDFVHQWFSRRENVDWKQTRNVAVVAFTFHGNFNFFWMRFLERRFPGTSAGMLLRKVLLDQTTAAPLATSVFYTGVSFLEGKDDILADWREKFLNTYKTGLTFWPFMQLLNFALVPLYMRTTFTGCCAFVWATFLCFSRQTGDGTAGAALAWLFQPAEDKAELDKGKAEAAAASKPTP from the exons ATGGGAGAGGCGTTTCTGAGGCACGTCCGCCGGTTCCCCTGGGTCACCAACGTGTCTCTGTACGGCTGTCTGTTCGCCGGGGGGGACTTCGTCCACCAGTGGTTCTCCAGGCGGGAGAACGTGGACTGGAAGCAGACGCGCAACGTGGCCGTGGTCGCCTTCACCTTCCACGGCAACTTCAACTTCTTCTGGATGCGCTTCCTGGAGCGGAGGTTTCCCGGGACCTCCGCCGGGATGCTGCTGAGGAAGGTGCTGCTGGACCAGACGACGGCGGCCCCGTTGGCCACCAGCGTCTTCTACACAG GTGTCAGCTTCTTGGAGGGGAAAGACGACATCCTGGCGGACTGGAGAGAAAAGTTCCTGAACACCTATAAG ACGGGACTGACATTCTGGCCGTTCATGCAG CTTCTGAACTTTGCTCTGGTGCCTCTGTACATGCGGACCACCTTCACCGGCTGCTGTGCCTTCGTTTGGGCCACCTTCCTCTGCTTCTCCCGTCAGACTGGCGACGGAACAGCTGGCGCCGCTCTGGCATGGCTGTTCCAGCCTGCAGAGGACAAAGCGGAACTCGACAAAGGCAAAGCCGAGGCAGCTGCCGCATCCAAACCCACACCGTAG